The Dehalogenimonas sp. 4OHTPN genome window below encodes:
- a CDS encoding vitamin B12-dependent ribonucleotide reductase, whose translation MTPQPSGKPIVDKNRIASLIFNQASAMGIADRARIEQITARIIERLEKPAAALPGMEAFVAQQARVSIAVTEDEIENLVKDAVEGVKPANPAVHPSTSSGRTDVIEAPKPPLPPVPPTAVAATKTSKQEKNMPAATRNTKSEARKPKTEIRNIIPERVELSANALAVLEKRYLKKDKAGNPIEKAEDMLRRVARTVAAAELAYNPKINIRAVEDEFYGLMARLEFLPNSPTLMNAGRELGQLSACFVLPIEDAIESIFDAVKHTAMIHKSGGGTGFSFSRLRPEKDRVGSTGGVASGPVSFMRAFDVATDVIKQGGTRRGANMAILSVDHPDIERFIKAKQTAGVLTNFNLSVAVTDAFMEAVRANGEYSLINPHNKEVVEKKKARDIFDQIVNLAWKTGDPGVVFIDRINAGNPTPHLGKIESTNPCGEQPLLPYESCNLGSINLSKMTKGNGRKSIDYDRLGYTVRTAVRFLDDVIDVNKFPLPQIAERTRQTRKIGLGVMGFADMLIDLGIAYDSPEALEAAESVMGFIQAESHKASEELAASRGTFPAYEKSVYDGRVKMRNASCTTIAPTGTLSIIAGCSSGIEPHFALCFTRNIMDGTKMVEVNPYFERASVEGGFFSKEMMEKLASGAHLEDFKEVPEAAKKLFVTAHNITPEGHVRMQAVFQKYTDNAVSKTVNFPAAATVADVDKVYLMAFDEGLKGITIYRDGCKADQPMSTGKAEVKPEAAVPAAPAKPMGPRERAKVTTGFTEKVKTGCGNMYITINTDSTGICEVFSHLGKAGGCATAQLESTCRLASLALRSGVPIDDVAKQLKGIRCPSIAWDNGKSVLSCADAIATVLENYINSGLSVKLEGKAEANGNGNGNGHGEKKVIKDFGIVKNVAGQCVECGSILVYQEGCFICPGCGFTKC comes from the coding sequence ATGACGCCGCAGCCATCGGGCAAACCAATCGTGGATAAAAACCGCATCGCCAGCTTAATCTTCAACCAGGCTTCGGCCATGGGCATCGCCGACCGCGCCCGCATCGAGCAGATTACCGCCCGGATCATCGAGCGGCTCGAAAAACCCGCCGCCGCCCTGCCCGGCATGGAGGCTTTCGTCGCGCAGCAGGCCAGGGTGTCTATAGCGGTGACCGAGGACGAGATCGAGAACCTGGTCAAGGACGCCGTCGAGGGCGTAAAGCCGGCAAACCCTGCCGTTCATCCTTCGACAAGCTCAGGACGAACGGATGTTATCGAGGCGCCCAAGCCGCCGCTGCCCCCGGTACCGCCAACTGCCGTCGCCGCGACTAAAACATCAAAACAGGAGAAGAACATGCCAGCCGCCACCCGAAATACGAAATCCGAAGCACGAAAACCGAAAACCGAAATCCGAAACATCATTCCGGAGAGAGTCGAGCTTTCGGCCAACGCGCTGGCGGTGCTGGAGAAGCGCTATCTGAAAAAAGACAAGGCCGGGAATCCTATCGAGAAGGCGGAGGATATGCTGCGGCGCGTCGCCCGGACTGTCGCCGCCGCCGAGCTGGCTTACAACCCGAAAATCAATATCCGCGCCGTGGAGGATGAATTTTACGGCCTGATGGCGCGGCTGGAATTCCTGCCCAACTCCCCCACCCTGATGAACGCCGGGCGCGAGCTGGGGCAGCTGTCCGCCTGCTTCGTCCTGCCCATCGAGGACGCCATCGAGAGCATTTTCGACGCCGTGAAGCACACCGCCATGATCCACAAGTCCGGCGGCGGCACCGGCTTCTCTTTCTCGCGCCTCCGGCCGGAGAAAGACCGCGTCGGCTCCACCGGCGGCGTAGCCTCCGGCCCGGTGTCCTTCATGCGCGCCTTCGACGTGGCCACCGACGTCATCAAGCAGGGCGGCACCCGCAGAGGGGCCAACATGGCCATCCTTTCCGTGGACCACCCGGATATCGAGCGCTTCATCAAGGCCAAACAGACCGCCGGCGTGCTGACCAACTTCAACCTGTCGGTGGCGGTAACCGACGCCTTCATGGAGGCCGTCCGGGCCAACGGCGAGTACAGTCTGATCAATCCCCACAACAAAGAAGTCGTCGAGAAGAAAAAAGCCCGCGACATCTTCGACCAGATCGTCAACCTGGCCTGGAAAACCGGCGACCCGGGCGTGGTGTTCATCGACCGCATCAACGCCGGCAACCCGACGCCGCACCTCGGTAAGATCGAGTCCACCAACCCCTGCGGCGAGCAGCCGCTTTTGCCCTACGAGTCCTGCAACCTGGGCTCGATCAACCTGTCGAAGATGACCAAAGGCAACGGCAGGAAATCCATAGACTACGACCGGCTGGGCTACACCGTGCGCACCGCCGTCCGCTTCCTGGACGACGTCATTGACGTCAACAAGTTTCCGCTGCCGCAGATCGCCGAGCGGACGCGCCAGACGCGCAAGATCGGCCTGGGGGTCATGGGCTTCGCCGACATGCTGATAGACCTCGGCATCGCCTACGATTCGCCGGAGGCGCTCGAGGCCGCCGAATCGGTCATGGGCTTCATCCAGGCGGAGTCCCACAAGGCATCGGAGGAGCTGGCAGCGAGCCGAGGGACCTTCCCGGCCTATGAAAAGTCCGTCTACGACGGTCGGGTCAAGATGCGCAACGCCTCCTGCACCACCATCGCCCCGACGGGGACGCTGTCCATCATCGCCGGCTGCTCTTCCGGCATCGAGCCGCATTTCGCCCTGTGCTTCACCCGCAACATCATGGACGGGACGAAGATGGTGGAGGTCAACCCCTACTTCGAGCGCGCCTCCGTCGAGGGCGGCTTCTTCAGCAAGGAGATGATGGAGAAACTGGCCTCCGGCGCACACCTGGAGGACTTCAAAGAAGTGCCCGAGGCGGCGAAGAAGCTCTTCGTCACGGCGCACAACATCACCCCGGAAGGCCACGTCAGGATGCAGGCGGTGTTCCAGAAGTACACCGACAACGCGGTTTCCAAAACGGTGAACTTCCCGGCCGCCGCCACCGTGGCCGACGTGGACAAAGTATACCTGATGGCCTTCGACGAAGGGCTTAAAGGCATAACCATTTACCGCGACGGCTGCAAAGCCGACCAGCCGATGTCCACCGGCAAAGCCGAGGTTAAGCCCGAAGCCGCCGTGCCGGCCGCCCCGGCCAAGCCGATGGGCCCCCGCGAGCGCGCCAAAGTCACCACCGGCTTCACCGAGAAGGTCAAGACCGGCTGCGGCAACATGTACATTACCATCAACACCGATTCCACCGGCATCTGCGAGGTCTTTTCCCACCTGGGCAAGGCGGGAGGCTGCGCGACGGCGCAGCTGGAGTCCACCTGCCGCCTGGCGTCCCTGGCGCTCCGCTCCGGCGTGCCGATTGACGACGTGGCCAAGCAGCTCAAGGGCATCCGCTGCCCGTCAATAGCCTGGGACAACGGCAAGAGCGTGCTGTCCTGCGCCGACGCCATTGCCACGGTGCTGGAGAACTACATCAACAGCGGACTCTCAGTCAAACTCGAGGGCAAGGCGGAGGCCAACGGCAACGGGAACGGCAACGGCCACGGGGAAAAGAAAGTCATCAAGGACTTCGGCATCGTGAAGAACGTGGCCGGCCAGTGCGTGGAATGCGGCAGTATCCTGGTCTACCAGGAGGGGTGTTTCATCTGCCCCGGCTGCGGGTTTACGAAGTGCTAG
- the nrdR gene encoding transcriptional regulator NrdR codes for MNCPNCKNPELKVVDSREVEDGIRRRRECLGCGFRFTTYERIQPAALFVLKRDGRREEWSKEKLLGGLHKACEKRPLPAGTVDRIADEIEAELIETGRAEIPTTLVGDKVMEKLKVADNIAYIRFASVYRKFTDVTEFKEMVDRLIDRDPAPRSQLPLLPEEDGVGQGRGGRHLSLSAKGQGK; via the coding sequence ATGAACTGCCCCAACTGCAAAAACCCGGAACTTAAAGTGGTTGACTCACGCGAAGTGGAGGACGGCATCCGCCGCCGCCGCGAGTGCCTGGGCTGCGGTTTCCGCTTCACCACCTACGAACGCATCCAGCCGGCCGCCCTGTTCGTCCTCAAGCGCGACGGCCGCCGCGAGGAGTGGAGCAAGGAGAAGCTGCTGGGCGGCCTGCACAAGGCTTGCGAGAAGCGCCCCCTGCCGGCAGGCACGGTTGACCGTATCGCCGACGAGATCGAGGCCGAGCTGATCGAGACCGGCCGCGCGGAGATACCGACGACGCTTGTCGGCGACAAGGTGATGGAGAAGTTGAAGGTTGCGGACAATATCGCCTATATCCGCTTCGCCTCGGTGTACCGCAAGTTCACCGATGTCACCGAGTTCAAGGAGATGGTGGACCGGCTGATTGACCGCGATCCGGCGCCCCGCTCCCAGCTGCCGCTGCTGCCCGAAGAGGACGGCGTCGGCCAGGGGCGCGGCGGGCGGCATCTGTCGCTGTCAGCCAAAGGGCAGGGCAAATGA
- a CDS encoding SHOCT domain-containing protein, with translation MWYWSDHMANWGFGGFFMFIFWIAIIALVIWGVVTLTRSGTIHAGGGAPRREPLDIAKERYAKGEITQEQFETIKKHLQ, from the coding sequence ATGTGGTACTGGTCTGATCATATGGCCAACTGGGGTTTTGGGGGGTTCTTCATGTTTATTTTCTGGATTGCCATAATCGCTCTAGTAATCTGGGGCGTGGTCACGCTGACCCGGTCCGGAACTATCCATGCCGGGGGTGGGGCGCCGCGGCGGGAGCCGCTGGATATAGCCAAGGAGCGCTACGCCAAAGGCGAAATCACCCAGGAGCAGTTCGAAACGATCAAAAAACACCTGCAATAA
- a CDS encoding radical SAM protein: protein MVWDRALKDRLAAETGARVRDWGGGLPLVVVYANSYRVAMSNLGVHALYKWFNDRENLLAERVFWDTDRLSTSGALSVESRRPLTDFSALLFSISWELDFLNLPPMLRAAGMPVYSKDRDESHPLVIGGGAALTANPLPAAPFFDAVCIGEAEAILPGLCMTLEQTVGLSRQEQLERLAAVPGVFVPSLPAEAKRRYVQELDLFPVGTQVFTADTEFGDMFMMEVQRGCRFSCRFCLVAAAFCPFRWRSLNSLLDQAAGARKYRDRVALVGPVAAEHPHFAEVLRGLRELGYGLSAGSMRVKPISEEILDELVKGGVKSLTVAPEAGTPELRRAIGKGFSDEDVIEAIGKIGRAGIRQLTLYSMVGLPGETDADVRALAALALRCKAEADRHAVVLSLNVSAFVPKPHTPFERLPMADSPDIDRRFDLLERALQGRGVKVKADNAAWAQVQAALSRGDEKLAPVIEKLDKISLAGWRRSLKAAGLSPADFAARRYGPGEPLAWDVIKM from the coding sequence TTGGTCTGGGATAGAGCGCTGAAAGACCGGCTGGCTGCCGAAACCGGCGCTCGGGTCCGGGATTGGGGCGGCGGCCTGCCGCTGGTGGTGGTTTACGCCAATAGCTACCGCGTCGCCATGTCCAACCTGGGCGTTCACGCCCTTTATAAATGGTTTAACGACCGGGAAAACTTACTCGCCGAGCGTGTTTTCTGGGATACCGACCGTCTTTCCACCTCCGGAGCCCTGTCCGTCGAGAGCCGCCGCCCGCTGACGGATTTTTCCGCGCTTTTATTCTCCATTTCCTGGGAGCTTGACTTCCTGAACCTGCCGCCGATGCTGCGCGCCGCCGGCATGCCGGTTTATTCGAAGGACCGGGACGAATCCCATCCGCTGGTTATCGGCGGCGGCGCGGCGCTGACCGCCAACCCGCTGCCGGCAGCCCCGTTTTTCGATGCCGTCTGTATCGGCGAGGCCGAAGCCATCCTGCCCGGATTATGCATGACTCTGGAGCAAACGGTCGGCCTCTCCCGGCAAGAACAGCTTGAACGCCTGGCGGCGGTGCCGGGCGTGTTCGTGCCGTCACTCCCGGCCGAGGCTAAACGCCGGTATGTTCAAGAGCTGGACCTTTTCCCGGTCGGCACCCAGGTCTTTACTGCGGACACCGAATTCGGCGACATGTTCATGATGGAAGTGCAGCGCGGCTGCCGTTTTTCCTGCCGTTTCTGCCTGGTGGCCGCCGCTTTCTGCCCTTTCCGCTGGCGCTCCCTAAATTCATTACTGGACCAGGCGGCCGGCGCCCGTAAATACCGCGATCGGGTAGCTCTGGTTGGCCCGGTAGCCGCAGAACACCCTCACTTCGCTGAAGTGCTGCGCGGTTTGCGGGAACTGGGCTACGGCCTGTCGGCCGGCTCGATGCGGGTCAAGCCGATATCCGAGGAAATCCTCGATGAACTGGTCAAAGGCGGCGTCAAGAGCCTGACTGTCGCCCCGGAGGCCGGTACCCCGGAACTGCGCCGCGCCATAGGCAAAGGGTTCTCGGATGAGGATGTTATTGAAGCGATCGGCAAGATCGGCCGGGCCGGTATCAGGCAGCTGACCCTATACTCGATGGTCGGCCTGCCCGGTGAGACCGATGCCGACGTCCGCGCCCTGGCCGCCCTGGCGCTGCGCTGCAAAGCCGAAGCTGACCGCCATGCCGTTGTTTTGTCGCTCAATGTCTCAGCCTTCGTCCCCAAGCCCCACACCCCCTTTGAGCGCCTGCCGATGGCGGATTCACCGGACATTGACCGGCGCTTCGACCTGCTGGAGCGGGCGCTGCAGGGCCGCGGCGTTAAAGTCAAAGCGGACAACGCCGCCTGGGCTCAGGTCCAGGCGGCTCTCTCGAGGGGGGATGAGAAGCTGGCGCCGGTGATCGAAAAACTGGATAAGATTTCGCTGGCCGGCTGGCGCCGGTCGCTGAAGGCCGCGGGGCTTTCGCCAGCGGATTTTGCCGCCCGGCGCTACGGGCCGGGTGAACCTCTGGCCTGGGACGTCATCAAAATGTAG
- a CDS encoding nucleotidyltransferase: MAISEAQLNTWSHQGPTTSSSITYESIRYALRPEVMPSDIEFDIYLQGSYKNNTNTRGDSDVDIVVELTSSFWSNLNDIQKKSLGITPSNYGWDLFRSDVISALTSQYGPFVKPGNKCINIDPSSGRIPADIVVSIQYRWYDADLSLEPINGIAIKPQNKSDLIISYPKIHYDKCVDKNERTGEWFKRTVRLFKNIRNYLSDNNEMDIKAVPSYLLESLLFNVPDSQFGNTFQHTFCNTVNWLYTSELTICTFPSLRGPICGNGPEQWHIDQAKGFVNKLIEFWNSN; encoded by the coding sequence ATGGCAATAAGTGAGGCGCAATTAAATACTTGGTCTCATCAAGGCCCAACTACTTCCTCCAGCATAACCTACGAATCTATTCGTTATGCTCTTAGGCCAGAGGTTATGCCATCCGATATAGAGTTTGATATTTACCTCCAAGGTTCATACAAAAACAACACCAACACACGAGGAGATAGTGATGTCGATATAGTTGTCGAACTTACTTCTTCTTTTTGGTCTAACCTTAATGATATTCAAAAGAAATCCCTGGGAATTACTCCTTCTAACTATGGTTGGGACCTATTTCGTTCGGATGTGATCAGCGCTCTCACTAGTCAATATGGCCCCTTTGTCAAACCTGGTAACAAATGCATTAATATAGACCCCTCCTCAGGGCGAATTCCCGCCGATATTGTGGTAAGTATCCAATACCGTTGGTACGATGCTGATCTTAGTTTAGAACCCATTAACGGGATAGCGATTAAGCCACAAAACAAGAGCGATTTGATAATCAGTTATCCAAAAATCCACTATGATAAATGCGTCGATAAGAACGAGAGAACGGGTGAATGGTTCAAAAGAACGGTGAGATTGTTCAAAAATATACGTAATTATCTATCAGATAATAACGAGATGGATATTAAAGCAGTCCCATCCTATTTATTAGAGTCTCTCCTGTTCAATGTCCCGGATTCACAGTTCGGAAACACATTCCAACACACCTTCTGTAACACAGTTAATTGGCTGTACACCTCTGAACTCACCATATGCACTTTCCCAAGCCTCAGGGGCCCAATCTGCGGAAATGGACCCGAACAATGGCACATTGACCAAGCAAAAGGTTTTGTTAATAAATTGATTGAATTCTGGAACTCAAACTAA
- a CDS encoding GNAT family N-acetyltransferase produces the protein MQTILRPLTPASYADALALWQACEGIGLSDADSRCGITKYLERNPGCSFGAWDGEKLVGTILGGHDGRRGYIHHLAVHPDYRKRGIGRRLAEATLEALRAAGINKCHLFIFNDNAAGIKFWESLGWTLRKDISVISLVLEKGTC, from the coding sequence ATGCAAACTATCCTCCGCCCCCTCACCCCAGCCTCTTACGCCGATGCCCTCGCCCTGTGGCAAGCCTGTGAGGGCATCGGGCTTTCCGACGCGGACTCCCGCTGCGGCATAACCAAATACCTTGAGCGCAACCCCGGCTGCAGCTTCGGTGCGTGGGACGGGGAAAAGCTGGTCGGCACCATACTGGGAGGGCATGACGGGCGGCGGGGGTACATTCATCACCTTGCGGTTCATCCGGACTATCGCAAACGCGGCATCGGGCGGCGGCTGGCGGAAGCGACGCTTGAGGCGCTGCGGGCGGCGGGCATCAACAAGTGCCACCTGTTTATCTTCAACGACAACGCGGCGGGCATCAAGTTCTGGGAGAGCCTCGGCTGGACGCTGCGGAAGGACATCAGCGTCATCTCTCTGGTGCTGGAAAAAGGCACCTGCTGA
- a CDS encoding reductive dehalogenase, whose protein sequence is MSVFHSTVSRREFLKNVGLAGGVGAAAMAAPGFHDLDEVAAAKGSTPKRSWWVKEKDHPTVDVDWDLMARHHGFHSTQSDIIQARYYGLDEWKAMTMPSATDRMKAGEPGYSLRDYALANGANRENSAYGKWEDTFRGANTPAFIGPQRAKTPEQLGVPKWEGTPEENTKMLRAAMKLYGAQDIGISKLDDHHKKLVGTHGDNISYSYYPPKFNVPTTVTKPMVFADVPTGYVDSATGTFYIPNKDLWEVTFTIPMPKELARTAHSQLFGAANNCRYRMTTVIRPNTQEFLRGLGYQGLADNPYRGIPSEAGAVFSGLAENSRHTIMAINPEHGSWTGFFHILTDLPLEETKPIDAGIWRFCHSCGTCAKYCPSNSIEPKGGREISYDPYPSSITPKDPPLPGLGWDKPTPGESEYFKLGRKTYWTDMISCAGYRKSIDACLRCFGSCVFNSADDAMIHDLVRSTSAVTPLFNSFFAEMHEVFGLGLKNDEEKEEWWEMSLPSHGYSTAVTSRHGGYNKG, encoded by the coding sequence ATGTCCGTATTTCACAGCACGGTCTCCCGCCGCGAATTTCTTAAAAATGTAGGCCTGGCCGGGGGCGTCGGCGCCGCGGCTATGGCAGCCCCCGGATTCCATGACCTGGACGAGGTTGCCGCTGCCAAGGGCAGCACTCCCAAGCGCTCCTGGTGGGTCAAGGAGAAGGATCACCCCACCGTTGACGTTGACTGGGACCTGATGGCCCGCCACCACGGCTTCCACAGCACTCAGTCCGACATCATCCAGGCAAGGTACTACGGCCTCGATGAATGGAAAGCCATGACCATGCCTTCAGCCACCGACCGGATGAAGGCCGGCGAGCCGGGCTACAGCCTGCGCGATTACGCGCTGGCCAACGGCGCCAACCGCGAAAATTCGGCCTACGGCAAATGGGAAGACACCTTCAGAGGCGCCAACACCCCCGCCTTTATCGGCCCGCAGCGGGCTAAGACCCCGGAGCAGCTCGGCGTACCCAAGTGGGAAGGCACGCCGGAGGAGAATACCAAGATGCTGCGGGCGGCGATGAAGCTGTACGGCGCCCAGGATATCGGCATTTCTAAGCTGGATGACCATCACAAGAAACTGGTCGGCACCCATGGCGACAATATTTCTTATTCGTACTACCCGCCGAAGTTCAACGTGCCGACGACGGTCACCAAGCCGATGGTTTTCGCGGATGTCCCCACCGGCTACGTGGATTCGGCTACCGGGACCTTCTACATCCCCAACAAGGACCTGTGGGAAGTCACCTTCACCATCCCGATGCCCAAAGAACTGGCCCGCACCGCCCATTCTCAGCTTTTCGGCGCCGCCAACAACTGCCGCTACCGCATGACCACCGTCATCAGGCCCAATACCCAGGAATTCCTCCGCGGTCTGGGTTACCAGGGTCTGGCGGATAACCCTTACCGCGGAATTCCTTCCGAAGCCGGCGCGGTATTTTCCGGCCTGGCGGAGAACTCCAGGCACACCATCATGGCCATCAACCCGGAACACGGAAGCTGGACCGGCTTCTTCCACATCCTGACCGACCTGCCGCTGGAAGAAACCAAACCTATCGACGCCGGCATCTGGCGCTTCTGTCATTCCTGCGGCACCTGCGCCAAATACTGCCCGTCCAACTCCATTGAACCCAAGGGCGGCCGCGAAATATCCTATGATCCATACCCATCATCCATCACGCCTAAGGATCCGCCGCTGCCCGGCCTCGGCTGGGACAAACCGACCCCCGGCGAGAGCGAGTACTTCAAATTAGGCCGCAAGACCTACTGGACCGACATGATCTCCTGCGCCGGCTATCGCAAATCGATTGACGCCTGCCTGCGCTGCTTCGGCTCCTGCGTCTTCAACTCCGCGGACGACGCCATGATCCATGATCTGGTCCGCAGCACATCGGCGGTGACTCCGCTGTTCAACAGTTTCTTCGCCGAGATGCACGAAGTCTTCGGCTTAGGCCTCAAGAATGACGAAGAAAAAGAGGAATGGTGGGAAATGTCCCTGCCTTCACACGGTTACAGCACCGCCGTCACTTCCCGGCACGGCGGCTACAACAAAGGCTAA
- the pheS gene encoding phenylalanine--tRNA ligase subunit alpha, whose product MTENISLDNLKHSALAELAAVSTAEALEAWRVAWLGKKSQLNTVLRGLAALPVEERKSLGAAANVVRQNLESALTAREQDFSDRLLESAPGIDITLPGRPWLSGRLHPVTRVVNEITDIFSSLGFSVVEGPEVEYDRYNFDALNIPKEHPARDTMQTFWVDDVDEKGERRVLLRTHTSPMQVRFMEKYKEPPIRIVVPGRVYRYEATDASHLPMFHQVEGLMVDRNVSLAQLKGTLFEFARRFFGPERRVRFRCDFFPFVEPGVEMAVECASCKGAGCRVCGNSGWLEILGAGMVHPKVLEGVGIDSTIYSGFAFGMGVERLPMLRYGVDDIRLFYSSDLRFLRQF is encoded by the coding sequence ATGACTGAAAATATCTCCCTCGATAATTTAAAGCACAGCGCCCTCGCTGAGCTGGCCGCGGTCTCCACCGCCGAAGCGCTGGAAGCCTGGCGCGTCGCCTGGCTGGGCAAGAAGAGCCAGTTGAATACCGTCCTGCGCGGCCTGGCCGCCCTGCCGGTGGAAGAACGAAAAAGCCTGGGCGCGGCGGCCAATGTCGTCCGCCAGAACCTCGAGTCAGCCTTGACCGCCCGTGAACAGGATTTTTCAGACCGGCTGTTGGAATCGGCGCCGGGCATAGACATCACCCTGCCCGGACGGCCGTGGCTTTCCGGCCGGCTGCACCCGGTGACCCGGGTGGTCAACGAGATCACCGATATCTTTTCCTCGCTTGGCTTTTCCGTCGTCGAAGGCCCGGAAGTCGAATATGACCGCTACAACTTCGACGCGCTGAATATCCCCAAGGAACATCCGGCCCGTGACACTATGCAGACCTTCTGGGTCGACGACGTGGATGAAAAAGGCGAGCGGCGCGTGCTGCTGCGGACCCACACCTCGCCGATGCAGGTGCGTTTCATGGAAAAATACAAAGAGCCGCCGATTCGCATCGTGGTGCCGGGACGTGTCTACCGTTATGAAGCCACCGACGCTTCCCATCTGCCGATGTTCCACCAGGTCGAAGGATTGATGGTTGACCGCAACGTGTCGCTGGCCCAGCTGAAAGGGACGCTTTTTGAGTTCGCCCGGCGCTTTTTCGGCCCGGAGCGGCGGGTTCGTTTCCGCTGCGACTTCTTCCCCTTCGTCGAACCCGGCGTCGAAATGGCGGTGGAATGCGCTTCCTGCAAGGGCGCCGGCTGCCGCGTCTGCGGCAATTCCGGTTGGCTGGAGATTCTGGGCGCGGGCATGGTGCATCCCAAAGTGCTTGAAGGGGTGGGGATAGATTCCACTATTTATTCCGGTTTCGCTTTTGGCATGGGTGTTGAGAGGCTGCCGATGCTGCGCTACGGCGTTGATGACATCCGCCTGTTCTATTCTTCAGATTTGCGCTTCTTGAGGCAGTTTTAA